In the genome of Rhizobium etli 8C-3, one region contains:
- a CDS encoding type I secretion system permease/ATPase — protein sequence MRESVHNETISKGKTGGGQKQDSPRLLVIQAKRVFLSGLLYAAALSVCLNLLQLTMPLFMLQVHDRVLNSQSMDTLAMLTILAVGALVVLGVLEFIRALSFQAIGGALVRRMNMPVLAAAVQASVDQGLSRATQSLRDIAELRSFLTSSAVSAPLDAAWSPIFLGALFLLHPLFGLIGTVSAALLICGGLVTDMLTHQLTKEANQTNIEAVSRIGASLRHAEAIEAMGMLPALANRWRALQLQALSAFETSGCRSKAMSSITRSLRYSIQIMTLAAGAYLVLEQEITPGAMMASSILVGRLLIPFDSIIENWRQWVLAIAGWRRLEALLKADLAIRQTMPTPHSSGDIVVDKLVYAAPGLDVPIIKGISFSLSPGEVLGVIGPSAAGKSTLARLLVGILRPTSGGVFLDGNNTYLWERGSFGQVVGYLPQSVSLLEGTIRENIGRMADSDPYKVLEAARLADIHEMIGRLPLGYDTPVGDGHLTLSGGQRQRIALARCLYNQPRLIVLDEPNANLDSIGERALIRAIERARDDGAIVIIIAHRPAIMQVADKLLVLENGRITQFGPRTAVVTTTMPGEPHREVAAI from the coding sequence ATGCGTGAGTCAGTTCATAATGAGACAATAAGCAAAGGGAAAACCGGGGGAGGCCAAAAACAGGACAGTCCAAGGTTGCTAGTGATACAAGCAAAGCGTGTATTCTTGTCAGGGTTGCTTTATGCAGCGGCACTAAGCGTGTGTCTGAATCTATTACAACTGACGATGCCTCTGTTCATGCTGCAGGTTCATGACAGGGTACTCAACAGTCAGAGCATGGACACACTTGCAATGCTCACCATCTTGGCCGTCGGCGCCCTTGTGGTGCTCGGTGTTCTGGAATTCATCCGTGCCCTCTCTTTCCAAGCCATCGGAGGCGCGCTCGTGCGCCGGATGAACATGCCTGTCCTGGCGGCCGCCGTTCAGGCTTCTGTGGATCAGGGCCTGTCGCGCGCGACCCAGTCGCTTCGGGACATCGCAGAACTACGAAGCTTCCTGACCTCGTCAGCGGTCAGTGCGCCCCTGGATGCTGCCTGGTCACCGATTTTCCTCGGCGCCCTTTTCCTTTTGCATCCGCTTTTTGGTCTTATCGGAACCGTCTCCGCCGCATTGCTCATTTGCGGCGGCCTGGTCACCGACATGTTGACGCACCAACTCACCAAGGAGGCGAACCAAACAAATATCGAGGCCGTGTCCAGGATTGGCGCTTCGCTGCGACATGCCGAGGCCATCGAGGCGATGGGCATGCTGCCAGCTCTGGCGAATCGTTGGCGCGCCCTTCAACTGCAGGCTCTCAGTGCCTTTGAAACGAGTGGGTGCAGGAGCAAGGCGATGTCGTCCATCACCCGCAGCCTGCGCTATTCCATCCAGATCATGACGCTGGCAGCCGGAGCCTATCTGGTGCTGGAGCAGGAAATCACGCCCGGCGCCATGATGGCATCGAGCATTCTTGTCGGGCGCCTATTGATCCCCTTCGATTCGATCATCGAGAATTGGCGGCAATGGGTGCTGGCGATCGCTGGCTGGCGTCGCCTCGAGGCCCTTCTCAAGGCGGATCTTGCAATCCGCCAAACGATGCCCACGCCGCATTCGTCGGGCGACATCGTGGTCGATAAGCTCGTCTACGCCGCTCCGGGGCTGGATGTGCCCATCATCAAGGGCATTTCTTTCTCCCTCTCTCCGGGCGAAGTTCTGGGCGTGATCGGTCCGTCCGCGGCCGGCAAATCGACACTCGCGCGGCTGCTGGTCGGCATCTTGCGCCCCACGTCCGGCGGCGTCTTCCTCGACGGCAACAATACCTATCTCTGGGAGCGTGGCTCGTTCGGTCAGGTGGTCGGATATCTGCCGCAATCCGTCTCGCTTTTGGAAGGCACCATTCGAGAAAACATTGGGCGAATGGCCGACAGCGATCCCTACAAGGTGCTGGAGGCGGCGCGATTGGCCGACATCCATGAAATGATCGGACGCCTGCCACTCGGTTACGACACACCCGTCGGCGACGGACATCTGACCCTTTCGGGAGGGCAGCGGCAGCGCATAGCGTTGGCGCGCTGCCTCTACAACCAGCCTCGCCTCATCGTGCTCGACGAACCGAACGCAAACCTGGACTCGATCGGCGAGCGGGCCCTTATCCGCGCGATCGAGCGTGCGCGCGACGACGGCGCCATCGTTATCATAATCGCTCACAGGCCAGCCATCATGCAGGTCGCCGACAAGCTGCTCGTGCTCGAAAACGGCCGCATCACACAGTTCGGACCGCGAACGGCCGTGGTGACAACCACGATGCCGGGCGAACCACACCGCGAGGTAGCCGCAATATGA
- a CDS encoding MarR family transcriptional regulator — MKENDVFSLLAELNDDPSLRISQTVQTDPRLPQGAELGDLQQVTYFELARLMERASRRFSGLIRAELTKLRVDDIGPAQAMILLAIGDSELSVAELLDRGHYVGSNVSYYLKQLGDGDYIDRVASQRDKRSARIKLTEKGRQLRANLRDAAMAYERALNRGDQDQRMLETAFQTLHQLELAWGSASRYGV; from the coding sequence ATGAAAGAAAATGATGTGTTCAGTTTGCTGGCGGAACTGAATGACGATCCGAGTCTTCGAATAAGCCAGACAGTACAAACAGACCCCCGGCTTCCTCAGGGTGCCGAGCTTGGGGACCTCCAGCAGGTTACGTATTTCGAGCTCGCTCGCCTCATGGAGCGGGCAAGCCGGCGCTTCTCGGGCCTGATCCGCGCGGAGCTGACCAAGCTTCGTGTAGACGATATCGGGCCGGCGCAGGCGATGATTCTGCTGGCAATCGGCGATTCGGAACTGTCGGTCGCCGAGCTTCTGGATCGTGGGCATTATGTCGGCTCCAACGTTTCCTATTATCTGAAGCAGCTTGGCGATGGCGACTACATCGATCGCGTTGCCTCCCAGCGCGACAAGCGGTCGGCGCGCATCAAACTGACAGAGAAGGGACGCCAGCTCAGGGCGAATCTGCGCGACGCGGCGATGGCCTATGAGCGTGCGCTGAATCGTGGCGACCAGGACCAGCGGATGCTTGAGACGGCTTTCCAGACGCTGCACCAGCTCGAGCTGGCCTGGGGCAGCGCCTCACGGTACGGCGTCTGA
- a CDS encoding class I SAM-dependent methyltransferase, translating to MTHAALLHPTKPARLIDEDRVRWLIESVRDNRFLPQPESTNVFVGDGDFRAIGAEFLGYFIRIGGLREDSRVLDIGCGIGRMAVPLTQYLDPKTSRYDGVDPVESGIGWCQRTIVPAYPNFAFRQLDIAHELYNPNGKISGMALTLPFPDRHFDFVIMTSVVTHLPPAEVLVYLAEIRRILSPGGRLFMTAFVVDRIAAANEHGRRDPRLPFRRYGESPCWFVPNQPPLAAVGFEDGFLDKALERAGLSVALKSLGHWRGTNAGHHQDFIVAKRRGNGR from the coding sequence GTGACTCATGCGGCACTCCTGCACCCCACCAAGCCGGCCCGGCTAATCGATGAAGACCGTGTTCGCTGGCTAATCGAATCTGTTCGGGACAATCGTTTTCTTCCGCAACCGGAATCCACCAACGTCTTCGTGGGAGACGGGGATTTTCGCGCGATAGGAGCGGAGTTTCTCGGTTATTTCATTCGCATCGGCGGCCTGCGCGAAGACAGCCGCGTTCTCGACATCGGGTGCGGCATCGGCCGGATGGCCGTGCCGCTTACCCAATATCTCGATCCGAAAACGAGCCGCTACGATGGTGTCGATCCAGTCGAGAGCGGTATTGGCTGGTGCCAGCGAACGATTGTGCCTGCCTACCCCAATTTCGCCTTCCGGCAACTGGACATCGCTCACGAGCTGTACAATCCGAACGGCAAGATCAGCGGGATGGCCTTGACGCTTCCTTTTCCGGATCGCCATTTCGACTTCGTCATCATGACGTCCGTGGTCACTCATCTGCCGCCCGCGGAGGTCCTTGTCTACCTCGCCGAGATCCGCAGGATCCTGTCACCCGGCGGGCGCCTGTTCATGACCGCCTTCGTGGTCGACCGGATCGCGGCGGCAAACGAACACGGGCGGCGCGATCCGCGTCTCCCCTTCCGCCGCTATGGCGAAAGCCCATGCTGGTTCGTACCCAACCAGCCACCGCTTGCCGCGGTCGGTTTCGAAGACGGCTTTCTGGACAAGGCGCTCGAACGGGCCGGCCTTTCCGTCGCTTTGAAATCGCTTGGCCATTGGCGCGGCACCAACGCGGGCCACCATCAGGACTTCATCGTGGCGAAGCGCCGGGGAAATGGTCGATGA
- a CDS encoding calcium-binding protein, giving the protein MATLEGGAYDDALFGSRFNDFIRAHGGADFVSGGNGHDLVFGDDGDDLLFGGKGNDSLFGGDDSDLLNGENGNDNLVGGWGDDLLYGDKGNDTLLGGQGSDLLSGGKGADILYGGDGADIIDGGAGNDVLAGGAGHDIFVFDGGGGNDVILDFNAGEDLLQISKGINGLDVSSPEDLASRVTQVGGNVVVDLGHGDTLTLVNVDADDIHANPENYFTVH; this is encoded by the coding sequence ATGGCCACATTGGAAGGCGGAGCATACGACGATGCGCTGTTCGGCTCCCGCTTTAACGACTTCATTCGCGCCCATGGGGGCGCTGATTTCGTGAGCGGCGGCAACGGGCACGACCTCGTGTTCGGTGACGACGGTGACGACCTGCTGTTCGGCGGAAAGGGAAACGATTCCCTGTTCGGCGGCGATGACAGCGACTTGTTGAACGGTGAAAACGGGAACGACAACCTCGTCGGCGGCTGGGGTGATGATCTTCTGTACGGCGACAAGGGCAACGACACCCTGCTCGGCGGCCAGGGAAGCGACCTCCTGTCCGGCGGCAAGGGCGCCGATATACTTTATGGCGGCGATGGTGCTGACATCATTGATGGCGGTGCTGGCAACGACGTCCTGGCAGGCGGTGCTGGCCACGACATCTTCGTCTTCGACGGCGGCGGCGGGAATGACGTCATCCTCGACTTTAACGCTGGCGAGGATCTGCTGCAGATCTCGAAGGGCATCAATGGCCTCGACGTGTCTTCGCCCGAAGACCTGGCCTCGCGTGTCACGCAGGTGGGGGGCAATGTCGTCGTGGATCTCGGCCATGGCGATACGCTCACATTGGTAAATGTCGATGCCGACGACATCCATGCCAATCCCGAGAACTACTTCACCGTTCACTGA
- a CDS encoding DUF6212 domain-containing protein, producing the protein MQELTSSGIGKRLVTRKLIAASDRDRSCFEGSDIEHLVVYLDVDGHPPATLENAFPLIAVAFSEEGEADLRERLALLGPLGTVPAIPMQRLDPVNKSDSFPLLRALTEGGVGRLARYSASITSELAILRRERETLLENYRALEDAFQARNWEPVSEVFSHDPYADPKDEGIGQLLAAAFVEQLLPISSLGVAGFALHLHSVPRTAGELVVVLSYLESGEGVAEWTVPYAQLVPNWNFFSLPRACGGAARTLRLRISATGPETVGLSLGYPIAGERYSARSELPHPDLDLRPLAFKVFTGLPGVKPARTPNMIAPSSLLEGQYTVDYRLAVSTLSQIADVSVTPIVPEFQTVRFLEHEHAVVCHPLPSGISAGAVSRAVEPGTISFSASAFIDHPEGQPAAVSFLIAPANSNARSEVAELARKGAAKPSAFFSGWREVSSSEVVNINIQLDEPARGPMDLMILSRAVTDSVDFSWLKVSGFRLVKQFTEAADVQ; encoded by the coding sequence GTGCAAGAATTGACGTCTTCCGGCATTGGGAAACGACTGGTGACGAGAAAGCTAATAGCGGCATCGGACCGGGATCGATCATGCTTCGAAGGGAGCGATATAGAGCATCTGGTTGTTTACCTCGATGTCGATGGCCATCCCCCAGCGACATTGGAGAATGCTTTTCCATTGATCGCCGTCGCCTTTTCCGAAGAGGGCGAGGCGGATTTGCGGGAGCGTCTGGCGCTGCTTGGACCACTGGGAACTGTCCCCGCGATTCCCATGCAGCGGCTTGATCCCGTCAACAAGTCGGACAGCTTTCCGCTTCTGCGGGCGCTGACCGAGGGCGGCGTGGGCCGGCTTGCCCGATACAGCGCCTCAATCACCTCGGAACTTGCGATCCTGCGCCGGGAACGCGAGACGCTGCTGGAAAACTACCGGGCGCTCGAAGATGCTTTCCAGGCGCGAAACTGGGAGCCGGTTTCTGAAGTTTTCTCCCATGATCCCTACGCCGATCCAAAGGACGAGGGGATCGGGCAATTGCTTGCCGCCGCCTTCGTCGAGCAACTGCTGCCAATATCCAGCCTTGGCGTGGCAGGGTTTGCCCTTCACCTGCACTCGGTGCCCAGAACCGCCGGAGAGCTTGTCGTCGTATTGAGCTACCTCGAGAGCGGCGAAGGAGTCGCCGAGTGGACGGTACCCTATGCGCAACTCGTGCCGAACTGGAATTTCTTCTCGCTGCCCCGGGCCTGCGGAGGGGCTGCACGCACGCTTCGGCTGCGGATCTCGGCGACCGGACCGGAGACCGTCGGCCTTTCTCTCGGCTATCCGATCGCCGGCGAACGCTATTCGGCGCGGTCGGAACTCCCGCATCCGGATCTCGACCTGCGCCCGCTGGCGTTTAAAGTGTTTACGGGACTGCCCGGGGTAAAGCCCGCCAGAACACCCAACATGATTGCGCCCAGCAGCCTGCTCGAAGGCCAGTACACTGTCGATTATCGCCTGGCGGTCTCTACGTTGAGCCAGATCGCGGACGTTTCGGTCACGCCGATCGTGCCGGAATTCCAGACGGTGCGCTTCCTCGAGCATGAGCATGCTGTTGTCTGCCACCCGTTGCCGAGCGGCATATCGGCAGGCGCGGTCAGTCGCGCCGTCGAGCCCGGGACGATATCCTTCTCGGCGAGCGCCTTTATCGATCATCCCGAAGGTCAGCCCGCGGCGGTCAGCTTCCTGATCGCACCGGCCAATTCAAATGCGCGTTCCGAAGTGGCCGAGCTTGCGCGAAAGGGCGCCGCCAAACCGTCCGCATTCTTCAGCGGATGGCGTGAAGTCAGCTCCAGTGAGGTCGTCAACATCAACATCCAGCTGGACGAGCCGGCACGCGGCCCGATGGACCTGATGATTCTCAGCCGCGCAGTCACGGATTCGGTCGATTTCTCCTGGCTCAAGGTGTCCGGCTTCAGGTTGGTCAAACAGTTTACGGAGGCCGCCGATGTCCAGTAA
- a CDS encoding glycosyltransferase family 2 protein has product MTFDESIDATGVFRNAKIFRLGAELAVLIWDLPPSLPATTKCLLSMDQSPIPLVSMMLPLGNGRQRMFWAMRPEKQPVSVGICTEHGSTAETIVMHPARTLVPLDVETLFADLAPDARIKFVNNLLTVWRSAFRIASDHLFNMVVEDALHALVPQPQAASIVCQIARGSHLIETAINPDLGDITAIYAIGAASITRMAVRLVRGRNAKNGMQSCHFIAEVPSPPFLIVLLSKNGVAIRQLADGKPRHPSLQSWWGKNLEAVELREMIVRRLATLPESGAATAIDLQVCAPLASSRIAKSSMHPSGEVDLALALDDGLLAGGWFHAPSSAFAGIDYVKEDGTAVPLDANSYEFPAWAQGKDEKSKTDVTGFVAWVPLPESPGPLLQPRFQMRLASGAVRPLIPTPQPFEPATQRNHVLRAVPPQHAVDGAFRTILAPALQDIERRLGKTIEVDSTKDYSLPKSPPLVSIVVPLYRVLDFLRFQLSGMATDPWLAANAEVIYVLDSPEIQDQTEHLLGGLHLLHGLPMKLVVMNRNGGYARACNAGARFARGAILVMLNSDVVPCAPGWLQVLSRALLKSNELGAVGPKLIYEDGSLQHAGLYFGRDQRGIWLNHHFHKGMPGDYVPAQQARDVPGVTGACLVTRRDTYERVGGYTEDYVIGDYEDSDLCLKIRRVGLQIAYEPAACLYHFERRSIRRSQDYMRGVASQYNSWLHTQRWEEDIAELMANLFDRDHDRPAAAGMRIRKRNAA; this is encoded by the coding sequence GTGACGTTCGACGAATCGATAGACGCCACTGGCGTTTTCAGAAACGCAAAGATCTTTCGGCTCGGCGCGGAGCTGGCCGTCCTTATCTGGGATCTCCCCCCGTCCCTTCCCGCCACCACAAAGTGCCTGTTGTCCATGGACCAGTCACCGATACCGCTCGTCAGCATGATGCTGCCTCTTGGCAACGGAAGGCAACGAATGTTCTGGGCGATGAGACCGGAAAAGCAGCCGGTGAGTGTCGGCATTTGCACGGAACACGGCAGCACCGCCGAAACCATCGTGATGCATCCGGCGCGCACGCTGGTGCCGCTCGATGTGGAGACACTGTTTGCGGATCTCGCGCCGGATGCCCGCATCAAGTTCGTCAACAACCTGCTGACCGTGTGGCGAAGCGCCTTTCGCATCGCCAGCGACCATCTTTTCAACATGGTGGTCGAAGACGCCCTTCACGCGCTCGTGCCCCAACCGCAGGCCGCCAGCATCGTCTGCCAGATTGCGCGGGGAAGCCATCTGATTGAGACGGCTATCAATCCGGATCTTGGCGACATCACAGCGATCTATGCGATCGGCGCAGCTTCGATTACACGCATGGCCGTAAGACTTGTTCGCGGACGCAACGCAAAAAACGGCATGCAATCGTGCCATTTCATCGCAGAAGTGCCTTCCCCTCCGTTTCTCATCGTCCTCCTGAGCAAGAACGGCGTCGCCATTCGCCAGCTTGCTGACGGCAAGCCTCGCCATCCCAGTCTTCAGAGTTGGTGGGGCAAAAACCTTGAGGCGGTGGAACTGCGCGAAATGATTGTCCGTCGACTCGCCACGTTGCCGGAAAGCGGCGCCGCCACGGCGATCGACCTTCAAGTTTGTGCACCACTGGCGTCAAGTCGGATTGCCAAGTCATCGATGCATCCGTCCGGCGAGGTCGATCTCGCTCTGGCGCTCGACGACGGTCTGCTTGCCGGCGGCTGGTTCCATGCGCCGTCATCCGCGTTCGCCGGCATCGACTACGTCAAGGAGGACGGCACGGCCGTGCCGCTCGACGCCAACAGCTACGAATTTCCGGCATGGGCGCAAGGGAAGGATGAGAAGAGCAAGACCGATGTGACCGGTTTCGTTGCCTGGGTCCCGCTGCCGGAATCCCCCGGGCCGCTCCTGCAACCGCGATTTCAGATGCGCCTTGCCTCGGGAGCGGTCAGGCCGCTGATACCGACGCCACAGCCTTTCGAGCCCGCGACACAACGAAACCATGTCCTGCGCGCCGTGCCGCCACAGCATGCGGTCGACGGTGCCTTCCGCACGATTCTCGCCCCTGCCCTGCAGGACATAGAACGACGATTGGGCAAGACCATAGAGGTCGACAGCACGAAGGACTACAGCTTGCCCAAAAGCCCACCCCTCGTTTCCATTGTCGTGCCCCTCTATCGGGTTCTCGATTTCCTGCGCTTCCAACTGTCGGGGATGGCCACGGATCCATGGCTCGCAGCCAACGCGGAGGTCATCTATGTCCTCGATTCACCGGAAATCCAGGATCAGACGGAGCACCTGCTGGGCGGCCTGCACCTCCTGCACGGGCTGCCGATGAAGTTGGTCGTTATGAATCGCAACGGCGGCTATGCGCGTGCTTGCAATGCCGGCGCGCGTTTTGCACGCGGCGCCATACTGGTCATGCTCAATTCAGATGTCGTGCCTTGCGCGCCAGGCTGGCTTCAGGTGTTGTCGCGAGCGCTTTTGAAAAGCAACGAGCTGGGTGCCGTCGGCCCGAAACTGATCTACGAAGACGGATCGCTGCAGCACGCTGGACTGTACTTCGGCCGCGACCAGCGCGGGATCTGGCTGAACCACCATTTCCACAAGGGCATGCCTGGCGACTACGTGCCTGCGCAACAAGCCCGCGACGTCCCTGGCGTTACCGGCGCTTGCCTTGTGACCCGCAGAGACACCTACGAGCGCGTTGGCGGGTACACCGAGGACTACGTGATCGGCGACTACGAGGACAGCGACCTGTGCCTCAAGATCCGTCGCGTCGGGCTCCAGATTGCCTATGAGCCGGCAGCGTGCCTGTATCATTTCGAGCGTCGCTCGATCCGCCGCAGCCAGGACTACATGCGCGGCGTTGCAAGCCAATACAATTCATGGCTGCACACGCAGCGCTGGGAGGAGGATATCGCCGAACTGATGGCGAACCTGTTCGATAGGGACCACGATCGACCCGCCGCGGCGGGCATGAGAATCCGGAAGAGGAACGCAGCGTGA
- a CDS encoding HlyD family type I secretion periplasmic adaptor subunit, which produces MTEKSPLAVRSDLSERRLQRHQPASRDVGYSNLEFDRFDSRSPLRRLVVAGLATVLVSFGGFFAWAFSVELSSATVANGTVIVDSKRKTISHFEGGVMSLLLVQEGDKVSAGQPLIALEDTRARSSLQSLQIRRIGLIAKLARLKAEQTDMPQISFPRDLDDSRDDTVDDAVRAETIFFEKRRETKVGRVEVQQKTIEEHLEQATSLGIQIQATDQQIDLMKEHRTATETLTKKGAAPRTQLIEIDSKLSELARERGELVGNKAQAEKAAAGAQLALTGIESDFQSTIAGEITTARIDLADVEEQIVASKDVLRRLEIRSPQDGIISNILLRTPGSAVTPGQPLLEIVPENEPLLVEMRVNPRDIDSISLGSHTQVRLTAYNQRSRLPMEGTITYVAADQSVDEKSNSAFFVARAKLDPASLKANPDVHLYPGMPAEVLIIHESRRAIDYLTSPVLESFNRAFRED; this is translated from the coding sequence ATGACTGAAAAGAGCCCTCTTGCGGTCCGCTCCGATCTATCAGAACGTCGCCTCCAGCGGCATCAGCCGGCATCGCGGGATGTTGGCTACTCGAACTTGGAATTCGACCGGTTTGATAGCCGTTCGCCGCTTCGTCGTCTTGTCGTTGCGGGGCTCGCCACGGTCCTTGTGTCCTTCGGTGGATTTTTTGCCTGGGCCTTTTCGGTCGAGCTCAGCAGCGCGACGGTCGCCAACGGCACGGTCATCGTCGATTCGAAGCGAAAGACTATCAGCCATTTCGAAGGCGGCGTGATGAGTCTACTGCTCGTTCAGGAGGGTGACAAAGTTTCCGCCGGGCAGCCCCTGATCGCGTTGGAGGATACGCGCGCCCGTTCCAGCCTGCAGTCGCTCCAAATCCGACGCATTGGCCTGATCGCAAAACTGGCGCGATTGAAAGCCGAGCAGACTGACATGCCGCAAATCAGCTTTCCACGCGATTTGGATGACAGCCGGGACGATACGGTCGATGACGCCGTCAGGGCGGAGACGATATTTTTCGAAAAGCGGCGCGAGACCAAGGTCGGACGCGTCGAGGTCCAGCAAAAGACCATCGAGGAGCACCTCGAACAAGCAACGTCGCTCGGCATCCAGATCCAGGCGACCGACCAGCAAATCGATCTCATGAAAGAGCACCGGACGGCGACGGAAACGTTGACGAAAAAAGGCGCGGCACCGCGCACGCAACTCATCGAAATCGACTCCAAGCTAAGTGAGCTTGCGAGGGAACGGGGCGAACTCGTCGGCAACAAGGCCCAGGCAGAAAAAGCCGCAGCAGGCGCACAGCTTGCGCTGACCGGGATCGAAAGTGACTTTCAGTCGACGATTGCCGGCGAAATCACCACGGCACGCATCGATCTGGCGGACGTCGAAGAGCAGATCGTCGCTTCGAAGGACGTGCTGCGGCGCCTTGAGATTCGCTCTCCGCAGGATGGCATCATCAGCAACATCTTGCTGCGCACCCCTGGCAGCGCGGTCACGCCCGGCCAGCCGTTGCTCGAGATCGTTCCGGAAAACGAGCCCCTGCTGGTCGAAATGCGCGTCAATCCTCGCGACATCGACAGCATTTCCCTGGGCTCGCATACGCAAGTGCGGCTGACAGCCTATAATCAGCGCTCCCGCCTGCCGATGGAAGGCACCATTACATATGTCGCCGCGGACCAGTCGGTAGATGAAAAGTCAAACAGTGCGTTTTTCGTCGCGCGCGCCAAACTCGATCCGGCATCGCTCAAGGCAAACCCGGATGTCCACCTCTATCCCGGCATGCCCGCGGAGGTGCTGATCATCCACGAGTCACGCCGTGCGATCGACTACCTCACTTCTCCCGTCCTCGAGAGCTTCAATCGCGCGTTCAGGGAAGACTAG
- a CDS encoding glycosyltransferase family 4 protein produces MHVAFVHRRGFGQFAALAAQLAQAGNEVSLITETIDQKIPSVRVVRHRAESGPRADPHMARHMGTPDHHARIGHRVAETLDAMARQGLVPDVVVGHIGWGSMMFLKDVLPRVPALGYCEFFYRSEGADIGFSPDDQPDLETRKRLRLRNIAQLLSLEAIEAGISPTHWQRSLYPADARGRISVCHEGIDTARFRPDPSTTVTLSDGRVLSAGRSPIVTFVARDLEPYRGFPQVLEAAAKVVRQRPDALFVFVGGDGISYGVPPPGGGAWKDHLLKTLDIPRENILFPGAVPHSVLRQLFQISAAHIYLTYPFVLSWSMLEAMACGALVIGSDTAPVREVIRSGRNGLLVPFFDTDALAEAILGALKSPERHFGMRAAARRTVERRFRLTDCLDRQQYLLEKLTGKLLRRNAEMNS; encoded by the coding sequence ATGCACGTGGCGTTTGTTCATCGTCGGGGTTTCGGTCAGTTCGCTGCCTTGGCCGCTCAGCTCGCGCAGGCGGGAAATGAGGTTAGCCTCATCACCGAGACCATAGACCAGAAGATCCCATCCGTTCGCGTCGTTCGACATCGAGCAGAATCGGGTCCGCGTGCAGATCCGCATATGGCGAGACACATGGGTACTCCCGATCACCATGCGCGAATCGGCCATCGCGTTGCCGAAACGCTCGACGCCATGGCGCGGCAAGGGCTGGTACCCGACGTTGTCGTCGGCCATATCGGCTGGGGAAGCATGATGTTCTTGAAGGACGTGCTGCCGCGGGTGCCCGCATTGGGGTATTGCGAGTTCTTCTACCGATCGGAAGGGGCGGACATCGGGTTTTCCCCCGACGATCAGCCCGATCTGGAAACGCGCAAGAGGCTGCGGCTGCGCAACATCGCGCAGCTCCTATCCCTTGAGGCCATCGAGGCCGGCATTAGCCCCACACATTGGCAGAGAAGTCTGTACCCCGCCGACGCCCGGGGGCGCATTTCGGTATGCCACGAGGGGATCGATACGGCGCGGTTTCGACCGGACCCATCAACTACGGTCACGCTTTCGGACGGGCGTGTGCTCAGCGCCGGTCGTTCTCCCATTGTCACCTTTGTCGCGCGCGACCTTGAGCCGTATCGCGGATTTCCACAGGTCTTGGAGGCTGCCGCCAAGGTTGTGCGCCAACGCCCCGATGCTTTGTTCGTTTTCGTCGGAGGGGATGGCATCAGCTATGGTGTGCCGCCGCCCGGCGGCGGGGCGTGGAAGGATCATCTCCTCAAAACCCTGGATATACCGCGGGAGAATATCCTCTTTCCCGGCGCGGTGCCGCATTCGGTTTTGCGCCAGCTTTTCCAGATCTCGGCCGCGCACATCTACCTGACCTATCCGTTCGTTTTGTCGTGGTCGATGTTGGAGGCGATGGCGTGCGGCGCCCTGGTCATCGGATCGGACACAGCGCCCGTCCGGGAGGTTATACGCTCCGGCCGGAACGGCCTTTTGGTGCCGTTCTTCGATACGGACGCACTCGCTGAGGCCATTCTCGGCGCCCTGAAGAGTCCCGAACGGCATTTTGGGATGCGTGCCGCGGCGCGCCGGACAGTGGAGAGGCGTTTTCGGCTCACGGACTGCCTCGATCGCCAACAGTATCTTCTTGAGAAATTGACTGGAAAGTTACTTCGCCGCAATGCAGAGATGAATTCATGA